In Pedobacter sp. W3I1, one DNA window encodes the following:
- a CDS encoding GH92 family glycosyl hydrolase, producing MKKYTYPLLSTIFLLTACINFTHAQTKKQPVDYVNPYIGNISHLLVPTYPTVHLPNSLLRVYPERDNFTSNIINGLPVVVTSHRGSSAFNLSPFQGDLKNAGNVISYGYDNEVIKPYYYEVDLDDYGINVQFAPSHQSGIYALNFSQTNVPAYLVLNTRNGALKVSQNVVSGFQKLDNNTKVYLYFETDLTPAESGTYHGNKIESGEQSASGRDAYLILKFPAQTRQIKARYGISFISVEQAKHNLRREIKDYNLNQVAQTGKNIWNATLGKIMVTGTDETAKTIFYTSLYRTYERMISLSEDGKYFSAFDGKVHNDNGMPFFTDDWIWDTYRATHPLRVIIEPKMEGNMINSYLRMAQQMNDHWMPTFPEVTGDSRRMNSNHGVATIIDAYNKGLRSFNLEEAYQYCKAAITEKTLAPWSSKKASVLDQFFKDKGYFPALPEGEKETAAEVHGFEKRQPIAVTLGTVYDEWCLGNIAQQLGKTDEAKYFLDKSTSYHTVFNPETRFFHPKDAEGRFIKPLDYRFSGGLGARETYDENNGWLYRWDVLHNLGDLVDMIGGKQAFVDELEKMYNTPLGKSRFDFYSQLPDHTGNVGQFSMGNEPAMHIPYLYNYAGQPWRTQKRVRSLLSQWFRNDLMGIPGDEDGGGLTSFVVFSQMGFYPITPGLPMYVIGSPTFANVKLDLGDGKKFELNCINYSPENKYIQSAKLNGQVWNKSWFTHEDLMRGGKLELVMGKHPNKRWAADEASLPPSFKMPAK from the coding sequence ATGAAAAAATATACATATCCTTTACTGAGCACAATATTTTTGCTAACAGCTTGTATCAATTTTACGCACGCGCAAACCAAAAAACAACCGGTAGACTATGTTAACCCTTACATTGGCAACATTAGCCACTTACTGGTACCCACTTACCCTACTGTTCATTTACCTAACAGCTTATTACGGGTTTATCCGGAGCGTGATAATTTTACCAGTAATATTATAAATGGTCTACCTGTTGTGGTTACCAGCCACAGGGGAAGTTCGGCCTTTAATTTGAGTCCTTTTCAGGGCGATCTCAAAAATGCAGGTAATGTAATTTCTTATGGCTACGACAATGAGGTGATTAAGCCTTATTATTACGAAGTTGACCTCGATGATTACGGGATAAATGTACAATTTGCTCCCTCGCACCAATCGGGGATATATGCGCTTAATTTTTCGCAGACAAATGTTCCTGCTTATCTGGTTTTAAACACCAGAAACGGGGCGCTAAAGGTGAGTCAAAATGTAGTAAGTGGTTTTCAGAAACTAGACAATAATACGAAGGTTTATCTCTACTTCGAAACTGATTTAACGCCCGCTGAATCGGGCACGTATCATGGAAATAAAATCGAATCGGGGGAACAATCTGCTTCCGGACGTGATGCTTATCTTATTTTAAAATTTCCTGCTCAAACCAGGCAGATTAAGGCACGTTATGGCATATCATTTATCAGTGTAGAACAGGCAAAACACAATCTCCGCCGCGAAATCAAGGATTATAACCTGAACCAGGTGGCGCAGACGGGAAAAAATATCTGGAATGCCACGCTTGGAAAGATCATGGTAACGGGCACTGATGAAACAGCCAAAACCATATTTTACACTTCTCTTTATCGCACCTATGAAAGAATGATCAGCTTATCGGAAGACGGAAAGTATTTTAGCGCCTTCGACGGAAAAGTGCACAATGACAATGGCATGCCATTTTTTACTGACGACTGGATTTGGGATACCTACCGGGCAACACATCCGCTCCGTGTGATCATTGAGCCGAAAATGGAAGGCAATATGATTAATTCTTACCTGCGAATGGCGCAACAGATGAACGACCATTGGATGCCAACTTTTCCGGAGGTAACTGGTGATAGCCGGAGAATGAACAGCAACCATGGCGTAGCTACTATAATTGATGCTTATAACAAGGGTTTGAGAAGTTTTAACCTAGAGGAAGCTTATCAGTATTGTAAAGCAGCTATTACCGAAAAGACCCTGGCGCCATGGTCGTCAAAAAAAGCAAGTGTTTTAGATCAGTTTTTTAAAGATAAGGGCTATTTCCCTGCTTTACCTGAAGGCGAAAAAGAAACCGCAGCAGAAGTTCATGGTTTTGAAAAACGCCAACCTATAGCGGTAACCCTGGGTACGGTTTATGATGAATGGTGCCTGGGTAATATTGCCCAACAGTTGGGTAAAACCGATGAGGCAAAATACTTTTTAGATAAAAGTACCAGCTACCATACGGTGTTCAATCCGGAGACAAGATTTTTTCATCCGAAGGATGCAGAAGGCAGGTTTATTAAACCGCTGGATTACCGCTTTTCGGGCGGACTTGGTGCAAGAGAAACTTACGACGAAAATAATGGCTGGCTTTACCGATGGGATGTGCTGCACAACCTGGGCGATTTGGTAGATATGATTGGCGGCAAACAGGCCTTTGTTGATGAACTGGAGAAAATGTATAATACCCCGCTTGGTAAAAGCAGGTTTGATTTTTATTCGCAATTGCCCGACCATACGGGTAATGTTGGGCAGTTCTCGATGGGTAATGAACCCGCCATGCATATTCCTTATTTGTACAATTATGCGGGACAGCCCTGGCGCACGCAAAAAAGGGTACGGAGTTTATTAAGCCAATGGTTCCGTAACGATTTAATGGGTATTCCTGGCGATGAAGATGGCGGTGGCCTTACTTCGTTTGTCGTATTCTCGCAGATGGGTTTTTACCCGATAACCCCGGGCTTGCCCATGTATGTAATTGGCAGCCCCACTTTTGCCAACGTAAAACTGGATCTGGGAGATGGCAAAAAGTTTGAACTGAACTGTATAAACTATTCCCCTGAAAATAAATATATTCAATCGGCCAAACTGAACGGGCAGGTATGGAACAAATCGTGGTTTACTCACGAGGATTTAATGCGAGGAGGTAAATTAGAGTTGGTAATGGGCAAACATCCAAATAAACGCTGGGCAGCGGATGAAGCCTCACTCCCACCTTCATTTAAAATGCCTGCGAAATAA
- a CDS encoding PRC-barrel domain-containing protein has protein sequence MDSGTIVYSNLEELSKSSYQLTDGEADIKGWPVRNEAGDSVGKVRDLLFDPEQNAIRYVIVELADMGEDLEEKAVLIPIGLANLGEGKKEVILPDIHHDQFRAMPRYIIGEVTPESENQIRNVIGSPAALRMEDEIVEIDRANFYRHHHFDKNSFPEHNSRSQDADPLI, from the coding sequence ATGGATTCAGGAACTATAGTATACAGCAATTTAGAAGAGCTCTCAAAAAGTAGTTATCAATTAACAGACGGCGAAGCTGACATTAAAGGTTGGCCAGTAAGAAATGAAGCCGGCGATTCGGTTGGAAAGGTACGCGACCTCCTATTTGATCCCGAGCAAAATGCAATACGGTACGTTATTGTGGAGCTTGCTGATATGGGCGAAGATTTGGAGGAAAAGGCTGTGCTGATCCCCATCGGGCTCGCAAATTTAGGTGAGGGTAAAAAAGAAGTTATTTTACCCGATATCCACCATGACCAGTTCAGGGCAATGCCGAGATATATTATTGGTGAGGTTACGCCTGAGTCGGAGAACCAGATCCGCAACGTGATTGGAAGTCCGGCGGCATTGCGGATGGAAGATGAAATTGTAGAGATTGATCGTGCAAACTTTTATCGACACCATCATTTCGATAAGAATAGTTTCCCGGAGCATAATTCCCGCAGTCAGGATGCTGACCCATTAATTTAA
- a CDS encoding DUF6443 domain-containing protein has product MKQHLKYFCAAALLLLCSRSSAQKVVSVYNGESEISAPLSVTLIDGFHATGNVRIFTTGLSYVNCQPFVSAVSSGQNYISTRIFKQSGMDPNNLSGRSICEVNETIQYFDGLGRPLQTVQVQGSPGFRDIVQPVSYDAFGREAIKYQPYAALTGTAGNYRPGALTDQASFYNSPTGGIKATAFPFAETVFEASPLNRVQQQGAPGEAWQISGGHTLKSEYGTNVENEVKLWTVNVAGNGAGASFYPQGKLFKTTIKDENWMPGDLKAGTTDEFKDFEGRVVLKRIWETDTKGLYTYYVYDDLGNLRYVLPPAVNENGQATLNGFDETQPVFDQFIYGYHYDGRKRLVEKKIPGKGWEFMVYNKLDQVTHTQDANQRLASQWSWIKYDALGRVVLTGMENGQGIGRVGMQNYNDGVAAQWEERTTANSEGYTRNTHPSAGEENPNIVFHTINYYDDYDFPGNSFGQPTGTQAPKERTKSLMTGAKVKNLGTGNMLLMVNYYDLEGRVVQSKSDHHMNGSDVVDNSYNFSGELTASTRTHTANGTITTIANRYEYDHMGRKIAAFENINSQGEVALNHLEYNEIGQLNKKNLHNDTQATTFTYNERGWMKNGISDQFSMELKYNDGTLPQFNGNISGQNYTNGASNAFSYTYDKLNRLTNAVAGNNLGEAIAYDVMGNISTLTRDNFGANNYTVYEGNRLKTISGFTNSSYDYDANGNLKSDSQKNISLSYNFLNLPQSISGSQNLNYTYSAAGEKLKKQNGGTTTDYVDGIQYTNGNIDFIQTEEGIARNSSGSYSYEYNLSDHLGNVRATLYKNPNTGQLEVLQRDDYYAFGLRKVATGGTNKYLYNGKELQEELGQYDYGARFYDPVIGRFNTIDPLSDKMRRHSPYNYAFDNPIRFIDPDGMAPTDIWRFNTETKELTLVKETKDKFDTFINQDDKVITRTNDKVGDSQKNIDNYGGVTKEKNWFKDLGELGKALKSDEVSRNTMEKRAEKNGYETSGLDRLEQLGEKRVWSDRISVVRDFLAGKAVPGESAFAIAKDIVDAPQTYSDLRGKSIDQDVNSASKFIQGLPKAISDYLKDLKGKTTSGLKGMQNGTY; this is encoded by the coding sequence GGCAATGTGCGCATTTTTACCACAGGGTTGAGCTATGTGAATTGCCAGCCCTTTGTATCGGCGGTGAGCAGTGGCCAGAACTATATCAGTACGAGGATATTCAAACAGTCGGGCATGGATCCGAACAATCTTTCAGGTCGCAGCATTTGCGAGGTAAATGAAACGATCCAGTATTTTGACGGATTAGGAAGACCTCTGCAGACGGTGCAGGTTCAGGGAAGTCCGGGTTTCAGGGATATTGTACAACCTGTTTCCTACGATGCATTTGGCCGCGAAGCGATAAAGTACCAGCCATACGCAGCACTGACCGGAACGGCAGGGAATTATCGCCCAGGCGCACTTACCGATCAGGCAAGTTTTTACAATTCCCCTACAGGCGGGATAAAGGCAACAGCCTTTCCATTTGCAGAAACCGTGTTCGAAGCTTCGCCTTTAAACCGGGTACAGCAGCAGGGGGCACCGGGCGAAGCCTGGCAGATCAGCGGCGGGCATACCCTGAAAAGTGAATATGGCACAAATGTTGAAAACGAGGTGAAGCTGTGGACAGTCAACGTTGCCGGTAACGGTGCGGGGGCAAGTTTTTACCCACAGGGGAAGCTATTCAAAACTACCATTAAGGACGAGAACTGGATGCCAGGCGACCTGAAAGCCGGTACTACAGATGAGTTCAAGGACTTTGAAGGTCGCGTGGTGCTGAAACGAATTTGGGAAACGGATACGAAAGGGCTGTATACCTATTATGTTTATGATGATCTGGGCAACCTGCGTTATGTGCTACCTCCAGCAGTGAACGAGAACGGACAGGCAACATTAAACGGTTTTGATGAAACGCAGCCGGTGTTCGATCAGTTTATCTACGGCTACCACTATGATGGCCGCAAAAGACTGGTGGAAAAAAAGATACCTGGTAAGGGCTGGGAGTTTATGGTATACAATAAACTCGATCAGGTTACGCACACGCAAGATGCCAACCAGCGTTTGGCTAGCCAGTGGAGCTGGATCAAATACGATGCTCTTGGCAGGGTAGTGCTTACAGGCATGGAGAACGGTCAGGGTATCGGCCGTGTCGGCATGCAGAACTATAATGATGGCGTAGCGGCACAGTGGGAAGAGCGTACAACTGCTAACTCCGAAGGCTATACGAGGAATACGCATCCTTCAGCTGGTGAAGAGAACCCAAATATTGTTTTTCATACGATCAACTATTACGATGACTACGATTTTCCCGGTAACAGCTTTGGCCAGCCTACAGGCACCCAGGCGCCAAAGGAACGGACCAAAAGCCTGATGACGGGTGCAAAGGTGAAGAATCTGGGTACAGGTAATATGCTGCTTATGGTAAATTACTATGACCTGGAAGGGCGTGTGGTGCAGAGCAAGAGTGACCACCATATGAACGGTAGCGACGTAGTGGACAATAGCTATAACTTTAGCGGTGAGCTTACCGCCAGTACCCGCACACATACTGCAAACGGAACGATAACAACCATAGCCAACCGTTATGAATACGACCATATGGGCCGTAAAATAGCGGCCTTTGAAAACATCAACAGCCAGGGAGAGGTGGCACTGAACCACCTAGAATATAACGAGATCGGGCAGTTGAACAAAAAGAACCTGCACAACGATACCCAGGCGACCACTTTTACCTATAACGAACGCGGCTGGATGAAGAACGGTATATCCGATCAGTTCAGTATGGAACTGAAATACAACGATGGCACTTTACCACAGTTCAATGGAAATATTTCTGGCCAAAATTATACCAATGGTGCATCAAATGCTTTCAGTTATACCTACGATAAGCTGAATAGGCTTACCAACGCAGTTGCAGGCAACAACCTTGGCGAAGCCATTGCTTATGATGTAATGGGCAATATCAGCACTTTAACTCGTGATAATTTTGGTGCGAATAATTATACGGTTTACGAAGGCAACAGGCTTAAAACGATCAGCGGTTTTACCAATAGCAGTTACGATTATGATGCCAACGGCAACTTGAAAAGTGACAGTCAAAAGAATATCAGCTTAAGTTACAATTTCCTAAACCTGCCACAATCAATAAGCGGAAGCCAGAATCTGAATTATACCTACAGCGCAGCGGGTGAAAAACTGAAAAAACAGAATGGAGGAACCACAACCGATTATGTAGATGGCATCCAGTATACTAATGGTAATATCGATTTTATTCAGACGGAAGAAGGGATTGCAAGGAACAGTTCAGGAAGTTATAGTTATGAATATAACCTGAGCGACCATCTGGGCAATGTGCGGGCTACTTTATATAAAAACCCCAATACTGGCCAATTGGAGGTGCTGCAGCGTGATGACTATTATGCATTTGGATTAAGAAAAGTTGCAACTGGTGGAACAAATAAATATCTTTACAATGGCAAGGAGTTGCAGGAGGAGCTGGGGCAATACGATTATGGAGCAAGGTTCTATGATCCGGTTATTGGACGTTTCAATACGATAGACCCACTTTCAGATAAAATGCGGAGGCACTCACCATATAATTACGCATTTGATAACCCAATTAGATTTATTGACCCTGATGGGATGGCGCCTACAGACATTTGGAGATTTAATACTGAAACAAAAGAACTTACTTTGGTTAAAGAGACTAAAGATAAGTTTGATACCTTCATAAATCAAGATGATAAGGTTATAACCAGAACAAATGATAAAGTCGGAGATTCCCAAAAGAATATTGACAATTACGGAGGTGTTACAAAGGAGAAAAATTGGTTTAAGGATTTAGGAGAACTGGGTAAAGCACTTAAGAGTGATGAGGTTTCTCGGAATACAATGGAGAAACGGGCGGAGAAAAATGGTTACGAAACATCTGGGCTAGACAGATTAGAGCAACTTGGAGAAAAAAGAGTGTGGAGTGATAGAATTAGTGTCGTAAGAGATTTCTTAGCAGGAAAGGCAGTTCCAGGAGAATCTGCATTTGCAATAGCCAAAGATATCGTAGATGCACCACAAACATATAGCGATTTAAGAGGCAAGTCGATTGACCAAGATGTGAATTCAGCATCTAAATTTATACAGGGATTGCCAAAGGCTATAAGTGATTATTTGAAAGATTTAAAAGGTAAAACCACATCAGGATTAAAAGGAATGCAAAATGGCACATACTAG
- a CDS encoding toxin-antitoxin system YwqK family antitoxin — MAHTRLSIYNICFMFLVFAACKSNIVKYYPSGKKFESGKVVGGEKEGSWTRWYETGEKQGEYVYHKNRLNGFSTQWFKDGKIQALARYKDDQFVDTLKFFFRNGKLNYMKYFTSEGLQDGDFTVWHENGNISQTGRYIGGKEDGEWKTYYENGKLETVSYFKLGKEIGDWITYSSDGKIIGETHH; from the coding sequence ATGGCACATACTAGACTATCTATCTATAATATTTGTTTTATGTTTTTAGTGTTTGCTGCCTGCAAGAGCAACATAGTGAAGTATTATCCGAGCGGTAAGAAATTTGAGAGCGGAAAGGTTGTGGGCGGAGAAAAAGAAGGTTCTTGGACTCGTTGGTATGAAACGGGTGAGAAACAAGGTGAGTACGTGTATCATAAAAATCGACTTAACGGTTTCTCTACGCAATGGTTTAAGGATGGAAAAATTCAAGCATTGGCTAGATATAAGGATGATCAATTCGTAGATACGTTAAAATTCTTTTTCAGGAATGGTAAATTAAATTATATGAAATATTTTACTTCTGAAGGCCTTCAGGATGGTGATTTCACCGTTTGGCATGAGAATGGAAACATTAGTCAAACAGGGCGTTATATAGGAGGAAAAGAAGATGGCGAGTGGAAAACTTATTATGAAAATGGAAAGCTTGAAACAGTATCATACTTTAAACTTGGGAAAGAAATCGGTGACTGGATTACCTATAGTAGTGATGGTAAAATCATAGGGGAAACACATCATTGA